The Pedobacter cryoconitis genome has a window encoding:
- the folP gene encoding dihydropteroate synthase, which translates to MAKDTFLNRKITLNLKGELLDLSRPCVMGILNLTPDSFYSNSRMGSIDAALERAETCLEEGAAFIDIGAYSSRPGAAEVTTEEELQRMIPAITAISKRFPEAKLSIDTFRAKVAKESIEAGAHVVNDISGGNLDEMMFETVAALNVPYILMHMQGTPQTMQQKPVYKNIGLEVVDYLAEKVSTLKALGVKDIILDPGFGFAKNTAHNYQLMNQLENLDVFGLPVLVGISRKSMIYKLLGITADEALNGTSVLNTIALQKGASILRVHDVRAAVECVAIVEKMQQS; encoded by the coding sequence ATGGCTAAAGATACATTTTTAAACCGAAAAATAACACTTAACCTAAAAGGTGAACTCCTTGATTTAAGCCGTCCATGTGTGATGGGCATCCTGAATTTAACCCCTGATTCTTTCTACAGCAACAGCAGAATGGGGTCTATTGATGCGGCATTGGAAAGAGCAGAAACCTGCCTTGAAGAAGGTGCTGCTTTTATTGATATCGGCGCTTATTCTTCCCGTCCCGGAGCAGCTGAAGTCACTACAGAGGAGGAACTTCAGAGAATGATTCCTGCAATTACCGCAATCAGTAAAAGGTTTCCGGAAGCTAAGCTATCTATTGATACATTTCGTGCTAAAGTTGCCAAAGAAAGTATTGAGGCGGGAGCGCATGTAGTGAATGATATTTCGGGAGGAAACCTTGATGAAATGATGTTTGAGACTGTTGCAGCATTAAATGTACCTTATATCCTGATGCACATGCAAGGTACGCCACAAACTATGCAGCAAAAGCCGGTTTATAAAAATATAGGACTTGAAGTAGTAGATTATCTCGCAGAAAAAGTGAGTACATTAAAAGCGCTGGGTGTTAAAGATATTATTCTGGATCCTGGTTTCGGCTTTGCTAAAAATACGGCACACAATTACCAGTTAATGAATCAGCTGGAAAACCTGGATGTATTCGGTTTACCGGTATTGGTTGGTATTTCAAGAAAATCGATGATTTATAAATTATTGGGCATTACGGCCGATGAAGCATTGAACGGAACCTCGGTATTAAATACAATTGCATTACAAAAAGGTGCATCAATTTTACGTGTACATGATGTAAGAGCTGCTGTTGAGTGTGTCGCAATTGTCGAAAAAATGCAACAATCTTAA
- a CDS encoding acyl-CoA thioesterase, with product MNFHTRKWIKPEDLNPNGSLFGGSLLRWIDEEAAIYAIVQLGNPRVVTKYISEINFVSSAKQGDIIEMGITAIAFGNTSLTMRCEVRNKITRKSILTIDKMVFVNVDEYGNPVAHGRKEIKFIEEQFAAEDN from the coding sequence ATGAATTTCCACACCAGAAAATGGATCAAACCCGAAGACTTAAATCCTAATGGAAGCTTATTTGGCGGTAGTTTGTTAAGATGGATAGATGAAGAAGCGGCAATTTACGCTATTGTTCAACTAGGCAATCCAAGAGTTGTTACCAAATATATTTCAGAAATCAACTTTGTAAGCTCTGCAAAACAGGGAGATATTATTGAGATGGGGATTACTGCAATCGCTTTCGGAAACACTTCTTTGACGATGCGTTGTGAAGTACGCAACAAGATCACCAGAAAAAGCATTTTAACAATTGATAAAATGGTCTTTGTAAATGTTGATGAATATGGCAATCCTGTTGCACACGGCAGAAAAGAGATCAAATTTATAGAAGAGCAGTTCGCTGCCGAAGATAATTAG
- a CDS encoding shikimate kinase produces MKIFLIGFMGCGKSTLGRKLATKLGYDLIDLDHQIEKNTGLTVGDYFSTHGEEAFRKLESETLQAFDYPKNCVIATGGGTPCFFDNIEWMNANGTTIYIEMPPAALAKRLESGIAKRPLLRNLTPEGVLEFIEGKLAEREPFYTKASLVMSGISLTADDIRAEILARN; encoded by the coding sequence ATGAAGATATTTCTAATTGGTTTTATGGGATGCGGCAAGAGTACGCTGGGAAGAAAATTAGCGACTAAACTGGGTTATGACCTGATTGATCTGGATCACCAGATTGAGAAAAATACAGGGCTCACTGTAGGCGATTATTTTTCAACTCATGGAGAAGAAGCTTTCCGTAAATTAGAAAGTGAAACCCTTCAGGCTTTTGATTACCCTAAAAACTGTGTCATTGCAACAGGAGGGGGCACACCGTGCTTCTTTGATAATATAGAGTGGATGAACGCCAATGGGACAACGATCTATATTGAGATGCCGCCAGCCGCACTGGCCAAACGCCTGGAAAGTGGAATCGCCAAGCGCCCGCTGCTGCGTAATCTGACCCCCGAAGGCGTGCTTGAATTTATTGAAGGTAAACTGGCTGAACGTGAGCCATTTTATACTAAAGCATCTCTGGTAATGAGTGGGATCAGCTTGACCGCCGACGATATCCGCGCAGAAATCCTGGCCCGGAACTAA
- a CDS encoding OmpA family protein has protein sequence MAKTVKGPKKIRLKAGESYFPGTTNDSLVLIKADVATAFEVADWFPETTEAQKNNITWLYEDVKRKKVLMAAKTGVPEIRALAIPKKLCGSSPMYYLEASLTGSIDLSLHAGLLVRGVCEPLIVKSSWSKEYKGATLGKEPIRFGDDVHLRLFTEGLNGNRVTIQFFKMEWGDDFPVDTLNNILCENGEVNLLIRHTFLWYPKLKTGPDVQEIYVKVLDPLTQKLVLDDRKQDMHARFLRLRNAVSTSAVASPTNLTVATVGPPLENLKQVDHCRYTKIELMDPEAVPVFDEGKINLEGAKNSEFYLDEKINYAFDEYKVRDSDKKKLDKIAEILMKIPYTPVELGSHTDRFGTPEYNMKLSEKRAKAAVDYLISKNIDASRIFPKGYGKTKLVNADENLSKQDSIVNRRTTIKLKIFTHNAVSIQYETIGPGESIKREIPIKISNFKTKGLCNLVSAPHKLEVPYGDLLPNKAAATLKLDASETIHPKVYSPLDERTHAYDYIWPMSRQANKFYYYINSCAYFSDQNKPTLVINTYSDIKWVLTFFLNLTNDLSVKWQNFTPEQHKEMQSRAGKLGAERRWKQKEASFGFDLQSNWNMGGDGTYGGHDEFKKQHEGKFKKLYSLFSGLNSISDAITAQTKGTVRNIGFKNGPISFAVKPPNLSLSATWQLQRAKKKGAPMSKIGTRIDINFNANPLIGLELTIDLIGTAIGLVAGAISGGSAAPGAVKLYQKIKEQLKKGLDLGNDDVGFKASVDFYMDLVITSMINTKIGFGFNTVSETKEDTFKLEASSTLGVELKAGVMVKGELSMLVVSVDGYFEVKAKGSASITFGHGVYYDSKGLMYKPKLGFDGLDAEYIITASVGLATKKGTPAADLVKDQKGDWVLAEGNYKEVIPKFDVIKSLEEISGISIQIPLMRGDDD, from the coding sequence ATGGCGAAAACTGTAAAAGGACCAAAAAAGATTCGGTTAAAAGCTGGAGAAAGTTATTTCCCTGGAACCACCAATGACAGTTTAGTGCTGATCAAAGCTGATGTAGCAACCGCATTTGAAGTAGCGGATTGGTTTCCGGAGACTACTGAAGCGCAAAAAAACAACATCACCTGGTTATATGAAGATGTGAAGCGCAAAAAGGTTTTGATGGCTGCAAAAACTGGTGTTCCTGAAATCAGGGCATTAGCTATACCTAAAAAACTCTGCGGAAGTTCACCAATGTATTACCTGGAAGCGAGCCTGACAGGATCGATTGATTTGAGCCTGCATGCGGGGTTGCTGGTTAGAGGAGTTTGTGAACCATTAATTGTAAAATCAAGCTGGAGTAAGGAATATAAAGGAGCAACCCTGGGGAAAGAACCGATCCGTTTTGGTGATGATGTGCATTTAAGATTATTTACTGAAGGGTTAAATGGAAACAGAGTCACGATACAGTTCTTTAAAATGGAATGGGGAGATGATTTTCCAGTAGACACTTTAAACAATATTTTGTGTGAGAATGGGGAAGTCAATTTACTGATCCGGCATACTTTTTTATGGTATCCCAAACTTAAAACAGGGCCGGACGTTCAGGAGATTTATGTTAAAGTACTGGATCCTTTAACTCAAAAATTGGTGTTGGATGACCGCAAGCAGGATATGCACGCCAGATTCCTCAGACTCCGGAATGCGGTGTCTACTTCTGCGGTAGCAAGTCCAACCAATCTTACTGTAGCTACGGTAGGGCCTCCATTGGAGAATTTGAAACAGGTAGATCATTGCCGGTATACTAAAATTGAGCTGATGGACCCTGAAGCGGTTCCGGTATTTGACGAAGGAAAGATCAACCTTGAAGGAGCAAAGAATTCTGAATTCTATCTGGATGAGAAAATCAATTATGCTTTTGATGAGTATAAAGTGCGGGACAGTGATAAAAAGAAGCTGGATAAAATTGCGGAGATTTTGATGAAGATCCCTTACACACCAGTAGAATTAGGATCACATACCGATCGTTTTGGTACGCCGGAGTACAATATGAAGCTTTCAGAAAAGAGAGCTAAAGCGGCAGTAGATTATTTGATTTCTAAAAATATTGATGCCTCCAGGATTTTTCCTAAAGGGTATGGAAAGACGAAATTAGTAAATGCGGATGAAAATCTGAGCAAACAGGATAGTATCGTTAACCGCAGAACGACTATAAAACTTAAAATTTTTACGCATAACGCAGTAAGTATACAATACGAAACTATCGGGCCCGGCGAAAGTATCAAAAGAGAAATTCCGATAAAAATTTCAAACTTTAAAACTAAAGGTCTGTGTAATCTTGTTTCTGCACCGCATAAGTTAGAAGTCCCTTATGGTGATCTGCTGCCTAATAAAGCAGCTGCGACACTAAAGCTGGATGCATCAGAAACTATTCATCCTAAGGTTTATTCTCCTTTGGATGAAAGAACACATGCTTATGATTACATCTGGCCGATGAGCAGACAGGCAAATAAGTTCTACTATTATATCAATTCCTGCGCTTATTTTTCTGATCAGAATAAACCGACACTGGTGATCAATACTTATTCAGATATCAAATGGGTATTGACCTTTTTCTTAAACCTGACCAATGATCTGAGTGTGAAGTGGCAGAATTTTACGCCCGAACAGCATAAGGAGATGCAAAGCAGGGCTGGTAAACTGGGTGCTGAAAGAAGATGGAAGCAAAAGGAAGCTTCTTTTGGTTTCGATTTGCAAAGTAACTGGAATATGGGCGGTGACGGAACATATGGCGGGCATGATGAGTTTAAAAAACAACATGAAGGAAAGTTCAAAAAACTCTACAGTCTTTTTTCTGGTTTAAATTCTATTTCCGACGCGATTACTGCGCAGACTAAAGGAACAGTGAGGAATATCGGATTTAAAAATGGGCCGATCTCATTTGCTGTAAAACCACCTAATCTTTCTTTATCAGCAACTTGGCAATTGCAGCGTGCTAAAAAGAAAGGTGCACCTATGTCTAAAATAGGTACCCGGATAGATATTAATTTTAATGCAAATCCGCTGATTGGCCTGGAATTGACAATCGATCTGATTGGAACTGCTATTGGTCTTGTGGCTGGTGCTATTTCTGGTGGTTCTGCTGCTCCTGGAGCAGTAAAATTATACCAGAAAATTAAAGAGCAGCTTAAAAAAGGTTTGGATCTTGGAAATGATGATGTAGGATTTAAGGCCAGTGTAGATTTTTATATGGATCTGGTCATTACAAGTATGATCAATACTAAAATAGGTTTTGGATTTAATACAGTATCTGAGACTAAAGAAGATACCTTTAAACTGGAAGCTAGCAGTACGCTGGGAGTGGAATTAAAGGCTGGTGTAATGGTCAAAGGGGAGCTTTCCATGTTAGTAGTTTCTGTAGATGGTTATTTTGAAGTTAAAGCAAAAGGTAGCGCATCGATTACTTTCGGGCATGGTGTTTATTATGATTCAAAAGGATTAATGTATAAACCTAAACTAGGATTTGATGGGCTGGATGCAGAGTATATCATTACTGCAAGTGTAGGGTTGGCTACTAAAAAAGGTACACCTGCTGCGGATTTAGTTAAAGATCAAAAAGGAGATTGGGTACTTGCTGAAGGAAACTATAAAGAGGTGATCCCTAAATTTGATGTTATCAAAAGCTTAGAGGAAATTAGCGGGATAAGTATCCAGATTCCATTAATGAGAGGGGATGACGATTAA
- the cdaA gene encoding diadenylate cyclase CdaA, with translation MKGFDFDFLTITVTDVVDILFVAFLIYYTYNLIKNTLAVNLLLGMFIILILWFVVDALNMRLLSTIINKFMSVGIIALIVIFQPEIRRFLLLIGKNTFLQKNKAWWGYLFGSKDIERDNLVRIKPIIDACKSMKKSRTGALIVFVKFYDDQLFANSCELIDSKISKRLLESIFQKYSPLHDGAVVIAENKIKSASCILPLTDNDKLPPQFGLRHRAGIGVSETTDAVAVIVSEETGEIAYAKQGRVRMNVSFGELEKLLNKDF, from the coding sequence ATGAAAGGCTTTGACTTTGATTTTCTAACGATAACAGTTACGGATGTAGTGGACATTTTGTTCGTTGCGTTCCTGATCTATTATACTTATAACCTGATTAAAAATACACTGGCAGTTAATTTACTGCTGGGTATGTTTATCATCCTGATCCTGTGGTTTGTGGTGGACGCCTTAAATATGCGCCTTTTATCAACCATCATTAACAAGTTCATGAGTGTGGGGATTATTGCATTGATTGTAATTTTCCAGCCTGAAATCAGGCGGTTCTTACTGTTGATTGGTAAAAACACCTTTTTACAGAAAAACAAAGCCTGGTGGGGATACTTATTTGGCAGCAAAGATATTGAACGTGATAACCTGGTCAGGATCAAACCCATTATTGATGCTTGTAAAAGTATGAAGAAGTCCAGAACAGGGGCTTTGATTGTATTTGTTAAATTTTATGATGATCAGTTATTTGCCAATAGTTGCGAACTGATAGATTCTAAGATCTCCAAACGTTTATTAGAAAGTATATTTCAAAAATATAGCCCTTTACATGATGGAGCGGTGGTTATTGCTGAAAATAAGATTAAAAGTGCCAGCTGTATCTTACCGCTGACAGACAATGATAAATTGCCTCCGCAGTTCGGTTTACGCCACCGCGCCGGAATTGGTGTCTCTGAGACTACAGACGCTGTTGCAGTTATTGTATCGGAAGAAACTGGTGAAATTGCTTATGCAAAACAAGGCAGGGTAAGGATGAATGTTTCTTTCGGGGAACTGGAAAAACTACTGAACAAGGATTTTTAA
- a CDS encoding BT_3928 family protein, which produces MNKAALNFSRIFVGILFIFSGLIKANDPLGFGYKLEEYFDVFHISVFSPYATGIAIFLCVLEIVLGALLLFGFWGKKVATGLLGIIIFFTFLTFVSAAFKVVTSCGCFGDAIPLTPWQSFSKDLILLVLIVYLFINRNKILPLTTNPGQQKIGLIAVVALSVIFSIYTYTYLPILDFLPYKKGASLPEAMKIPAGAEPDLYLIMYKLKNKATGETKEMSDKDYLKTEIWKDNNWEIVGQPVQKLIKKGYEAKIKDLVISDASGTDYTKELIENPYYNILIVAYNLNHTDEDAIGKLNAMTLDLTEQFNIRTVLLTSNSAQDAAVFSKQHKLFAEIFYADAVPLKSMVRANPGIVLMKNGVVINKWSYQSLPSLEKLKATYFNK; this is translated from the coding sequence ATGAACAAAGCTGCGCTGAATTTTTCAAGAATATTTGTAGGTATACTTTTTATTTTCTCTGGTCTGATCAAGGCCAACGATCCGCTCGGGTTCGGCTATAAGCTGGAGGAATATTTTGATGTATTTCATATTTCTGTCTTTAGTCCTTATGCAACCGGAATAGCCATTTTTCTTTGTGTGCTTGAAATTGTATTGGGTGCGTTATTGTTATTTGGTTTCTGGGGTAAGAAAGTGGCTACAGGCCTGCTTGGGATTATCATCTTTTTTACTTTTCTGACCTTTGTCTCCGCTGCTTTTAAAGTAGTAACTTCATGTGGCTGTTTCGGAGATGCCATTCCTTTAACCCCATGGCAGTCCTTTTCGAAAGATCTGATTTTACTGGTACTAATCGTATACCTGTTTATCAACCGCAATAAGATTTTGCCGCTTACCACAAATCCAGGTCAGCAAAAAATTGGCCTGATCGCTGTAGTGGCACTTTCTGTAATTTTTAGTATCTACACTTATACCTATCTTCCTATACTTGACTTTTTACCTTATAAAAAAGGAGCCAGCTTACCAGAGGCGATGAAAATCCCCGCCGGAGCAGAACCGGATCTGTATCTGATTATGTATAAGCTGAAAAATAAAGCGACCGGAGAAACCAAAGAAATGAGTGATAAAGATTATCTGAAAACAGAAATCTGGAAAGACAATAACTGGGAAATCGTAGGTCAGCCGGTACAGAAACTGATAAAAAAAGGTTATGAAGCTAAAATCAAGGATCTGGTAATCAGTGACGCCTCAGGCACAGACTATACCAAAGAACTGATAGAAAATCCATATTATAATATTTTGATTGTTGCTTATAACCTGAATCATACGGATGAAGATGCTATAGGGAAATTGAATGCAATGACGCTGGATCTGACTGAACAATTCAATATCCGCACCGTATTGCTGACTTCTAATTCTGCTCAGGATGCTGCGGTATTCAGTAAACAGCATAAATTGTTTGCAGAGATATTTTATGCAGATGCTGTACCCTTAAAAAGTATGGTCAGAGCCAATCCTGGTATCGTACTAATGAAAAACGGGGTTGTAATTAATAAATGGAGTTACCAGTCACTGCCTTCACTGGAAAAATTAAAAGCCACTTACTTCAATAAGTAA
- a CDS encoding tRNA pseudouridine synthase A, with protein MRYFVHISYNGLQYNGWQKQLNVLNIQGVIENALTQIFKVPVFINGCGRTDAQVHASQFFFHMDIEQEWDFDLIFRLNKLLPLNIAVYDIIPMEGLPHARFDAVQRAYDYFLHTYKDPFLNGLSSYYLLENLQWDQMKAAVALLPLYKDYRAFCTSPDKYEHTLCYVRSASLMVDDKGEKMRFQISSNRFLGKMIRIIMGQLLKIGQGTLSVDEFESHLISKKTPALITPAHPQGLYLSKVTYPYLNLPPRVDFSAVLQKHADTNWKAL; from the coding sequence TTGAGATATTTCGTACACATCAGTTATAATGGTTTACAATACAATGGCTGGCAAAAACAGCTCAATGTGTTGAATATTCAGGGCGTGATAGAAAACGCCCTGACCCAGATTTTTAAAGTGCCGGTCTTCATTAATGGATGCGGCAGAACGGATGCGCAGGTTCATGCCAGCCAGTTCTTTTTCCATATGGATATTGAGCAGGAATGGGATTTCGATCTGATCTTCAGGCTCAACAAGTTACTTCCATTAAATATTGCTGTTTATGATATAATACCGATGGAAGGTTTACCTCATGCCCGGTTTGATGCGGTACAGCGTGCTTACGATTATTTCCTGCATACTTATAAAGACCCGTTTTTAAACGGCCTTAGTTCTTACTATCTGCTGGAGAACCTGCAATGGGATCAAATGAAAGCGGCAGTTGCTCTATTGCCGTTATACAAAGATTACCGTGCATTTTGTACCAGCCCGGATAAATATGAACATACTTTATGTTATGTGAGATCTGCCAGTTTAATGGTGGATGACAAGGGAGAAAAAATGAGATTTCAGATCTCTTCTAACCGGTTTTTAGGAAAGATGATCCGCATTATTATGGGACAGCTATTAAAAATTGGTCAGGGTACGCTCAGTGTAGATGAGTTTGAAAGCCATCTGATCAGTAAAAAAACTCCTGCATTAATTACGCCGGCACACCCTCAGGGGTTATACCTTTCTAAAGTAACTTATCCGTATTTGAACCTCCCTCCAAGGGTAGATTTCTCTGCTGTTCTTCAAAAACATGCAGATACGAACTGGAAAGCACTCTGA
- a CDS encoding DUF4280 domain-containing protein, giving the protein MAEKHLVVEGAMCMCDFGKNPDFLKVLTHKREYANDKSGSTKYIASTKDIGATFKQNTFGPCAKQLGKPCNAIVLEWKYFYEHTTLTNGGKIILEDSKATCPIGGPDCIKIIKHGQIAEPGGQNFKNAEPKVSKVLNPAVDPRAITEEPVSTEGIIFE; this is encoded by the coding sequence ATGGCAGAAAAACATTTAGTAGTGGAGGGGGCAATGTGTATGTGTGATTTTGGTAAAAATCCTGACTTTTTAAAAGTACTTACCCATAAGCGTGAGTATGCAAATGATAAAAGCGGATCAACCAAATACATTGCCAGTACCAAAGATATTGGTGCCACTTTTAAGCAGAATACGTTTGGTCCCTGTGCAAAACAGCTGGGCAAACCCTGTAATGCTATCGTTTTGGAATGGAAATATTTTTATGAACATACTACCTTAACCAATGGTGGTAAAATTATATTGGAGGACAGCAAGGCAACTTGTCCGATTGGCGGGCCTGATTGTATCAAGATAATTAAACATGGTCAGATTGCTGAACCGGGGGGGCAGAATTTTAAAAATGCAGAGCCGAAAGTAAGCAAAGTATTAAATCCTGCGGTAGACCCCAGAGCAATAACAGAAGAACCGGTTAGTACTGAAGGAATAATTTTTGAATAA
- a CDS encoding DUF1599 domain-containing protein encodes MATNTSQEFDSVIAVCKSLFLKKTKDYGTAWRILRLSSITDQLFIKAQRIRTLEEKKVSKVGEGIIPEYIGIINYCVIAMMQSEMTADDPNELELAKVEALFDQKVKETKDLMLAKNHDYGEAWRDMRVSSLTDLILMKVFRVKQIEDNLGETVASEGVVANYQDMLNYAVFALIRMDVK; translated from the coding sequence TTGGCAACAAATACCTCACAAGAATTCGACTCAGTAATTGCGGTTTGTAAATCGCTTTTTTTAAAGAAAACCAAAGACTACGGAACAGCCTGGCGTATCCTGCGTTTATCTTCTATTACCGATCAGTTGTTTATTAAAGCCCAGCGTATCCGTACCCTGGAAGAGAAGAAAGTTTCGAAGGTTGGAGAGGGGATTATTCCTGAATATATCGGTATTATCAATTACTGTGTTATTGCGATGATGCAAAGTGAAATGACAGCGGATGACCCGAACGAACTGGAACTGGCAAAAGTGGAAGCTCTTTTTGATCAGAAGGTAAAAGAAACAAAAGATTTGATGTTAGCCAAAAATCACGATTACGGTGAAGCATGGAGAGATATGAGAGTCAGTTCACTGACCGACCTTATTCTGATGAAAGTATTCAGGGTGAAACAAATTGAAGATAATCTTGGAGAAACTGTAGCCTCAGAAGGCGTGGTTGCCAATTATCAGGATATGCTGAACTATGCAGTTTTTGCACTGATCAGAATGGATGTCAAATAA
- a CDS encoding BrxA/BrxB family bacilliredoxin, which translates to MYPEYLVEPMRAELTNVGFEEMKTAEDVDNAISSEGTVFVVVNSVCGCAASNARPAAKLAAANEKHPDKMITVFAGMEKEAVDRARSYMVPFPPSSPAMALFKDGKLVHMIERHQIEGRAAQMIADNLKGAFDQYC; encoded by the coding sequence ATGTATCCAGAATATTTAGTTGAACCAATGCGTGCAGAACTTACGAATGTAGGTTTTGAAGAAATGAAAACTGCGGAAGATGTGGACAACGCGATTTCTTCAGAAGGAACTGTTTTTGTAGTTGTGAATTCTGTTTGTGGCTGTGCAGCTTCAAATGCAAGACCAGCAGCAAAATTAGCAGCCGCTAATGAGAAACACCCTGATAAAATGATTACTGTTTTTGCAGGAATGGAAAAAGAAGCAGTAGACAGAGCAAGAAGCTACATGGTACCTTTCCCTCCGTCTTCACCAGCTATGGCATTGTTCAAAGACGGCAAATTAGTACATATGATTGAACGTCACCAAATTGAAGGACGTGCAGCTCAAATGATCGCTGATAACCTTAAAGGTGCTTTTGATCAATATTGCTAA
- a CDS encoding ABC transporter permease → MWFYALRKFCYGLAVMAGVVVVVFVLFNILPGDPARMTLGQRADVQSLEAVRKEFGLDRSKPMQFVLFLNDLSPVGFHEDNKPTQEKYHYIRLINYAPENVIALKWPYLRRSYQTKREVSTILSETVPNTFVLAATAMLFATLSGVLLGVLSAVYKNTWIDHSVNAFAIMGLSAPSFFAGIIIAWFFGFVLGPYTGLNMSGSLYSYDPFKGEVLTLKNLILPVLTLGLRPLAIIVQLTRTTMLDILAQDYIRTARAKGLGRNAIIYKHALKNAMNPVITAISGWFASLLAGSFFVEYIFGYNGLGRATVRALEMSDFPVVMGSILFIALVFVVINIFVDVLYALVDPRVKLNN, encoded by the coding sequence ATGTGGTTTTACGCGCTCAGGAAATTCTGCTACGGGCTCGCTGTGATGGCGGGTGTGGTCGTAGTTGTATTTGTCCTGTTCAACATTCTTCCAGGCGATCCGGCAAGGATGACACTAGGGCAGCGTGCTGACGTCCAATCCTTAGAAGCTGTCCGTAAAGAATTTGGATTAGACCGCTCTAAGCCCATGCAATTTGTTCTTTTTCTGAATGACCTTTCTCCGGTAGGTTTTCATGAAGATAATAAACCGACACAGGAAAAGTATCATTATATCCGTTTGATTAATTATGCTCCGGAAAATGTTATTGCCCTGAAATGGCCCTATCTGAGACGATCTTATCAAACAAAGCGGGAAGTATCAACCATACTATCCGAAACTGTCCCTAACACCTTCGTATTGGCTGCAACGGCTATGCTGTTTGCCACGCTCTCAGGTGTTTTATTAGGCGTACTATCAGCAGTGTATAAAAACACCTGGATTGATCATTCTGTCAATGCTTTTGCGATCATGGGTTTATCAGCACCCTCTTTTTTTGCAGGTATTATTATCGCCTGGTTTTTCGGCTTTGTACTCGGCCCGTATACAGGACTGAATATGTCGGGGAGTTTATATAGTTATGATCCTTTTAAAGGAGAGGTGCTCACGTTGAAAAACCTGATATTGCCAGTACTTACACTTGGACTGCGCCCGCTGGCAATTATCGTGCAGCTCACCAGAACAACTATGCTGGATATACTGGCACAGGATTATATCCGTACCGCGCGTGCGAAAGGATTGGGCCGTAATGCGATCATTTATAAGCATGCCTTAAAGAATGCAATGAACCCTGTAATTACAGCGATTTCCGGCTGGTTTGCATCTTTACTTGCCGGCTCTTTCTTTGTAGAATATATTTTTGGTTATAATGGGCTGGGCAGGGCTACGGTCAGAGCTTTGGAGATGTCCGATTTCCCTGTAGTGATGGGATCGATTCTTTTTATTGCACTGGTATTCGTAGTAATTAATATTTTTGTAGACGTGTTATACGCCCTTGTTGACCCAAGGGTAAAATTGAATAATTAA